Proteins encoded in a region of the Armatimonadota bacterium genome:
- a CDS encoding nucleotidyltransferase: MARTARENRRRLLESELERWIKLLIEHENPQRILLFGSLVNGDVEEWSDIDLVVVKETQLRFLDRTREILRLLNPRVGVDILVYTPEEFDKLVQQRTFVRHEIVEKGKVLYERPS; encoded by the coding sequence GTGGCGCGAACAGCGAGAGAGAATCGTAGACGATTACTCGAGTCCGAACTGGAGCGCTGGATAAAGCTTTTGATAGAACACGAAAACCCACAACGCATCCTTCTGTTCGGTTCGCTGGTCAATGGCGATGTCGAGGAGTGGTCAGATATCGACCTGGTTGTTGTGAAAGAAACGCAGCTACGTTTCCTCGATAGAACACGGGAGATACTGCGCCTGTTGAATCCACGAGTTGGGGTGGATATACTGGTGTATACACCGGAGGAATTCGACAAGTTAGTTCAGCAGCGCACCTTTGTCAGACACGAGATTGTAGAAAAAGGGAAGGTGCTCTATGAGCGCCCCAGCTGA